In the Bombus pyrosoma isolate SC7728 linkage group LG15, ASM1482585v1, whole genome shotgun sequence genome, one interval contains:
- the LOC122575444 gene encoding regulator of G-protein signaling loco isoform X2: MHQNRKKKKRVNYGVRAVEVLRGMKGFGFTISGQQPCILSCIVPGSPADIAGLRAGDYLVSVNGHNVSKLPHDDVVQLIGRSKGILKLQIAENYYSDSSDEEGVTAVRCKPKYIHKPRASNMGALQLQCRVAKVVRDLQSGAMFDVAGKTPPELQSHGTYCNLHYHWDMSSPLPPPPPPASHKRDSEKIVHRTVVGYLGTIDIPNQLHPSCMMQVLRKCIKRLKAEKRNPTTVLLTIHVANIKLTNSENRVIAEYPSYRIIFCNSFSEQDKQYFGILTKSVKDKENIVSNSCHVFTIYYKLIDHIVHSSVCNIFGFTCTKTSELNVCQEFPDSCNGLIGAIQTLYISDSTATDTNPYNEMRRHQETASPQPSNISTSTAHSSNSDSGIGYKDDCTSRSDKNIVQNIPRRRCPTLEYRDACEYSSRSYGNEAVDLRLTVRAVSKTCWNETNKLCKDSLELPRESVMFNDFCNGISTCSEVIENSDMNSDIQKGTKRGDLPTCPLPSASTVKQGLLSSSVGSLVSVCTTAMLHGLKDPVETPGDAAIKSQSQLLGLTRLAESKEIDVPDKFSPKVFSGISKSLVHSFEDLNTSMDYVRPLCQTYSDKSDNSRPWGSLQEIRNVGTCTQNICLHGSTQLCDKNTDCKNIHAWANGFEKLLEDPKGLQTFAEFLKKEFSHENIYFWAACERYKDTKDVTTRRKLANQIYQRHLSTTAAEPVNVDSHATGQITQELLSEAPADLFLQAQKQVFNLMKFDSYPRFLRSDLYRRCVETGNSITGVEDCDLNLTSSPSVKLKKSHSDAEDRCRKSILPWNRKNRSKSKDRGESEYNKGPNRNETIYKSFTTMKREAEGNNNDDSISISSSRSSLASWDLALRQSFHKHSLSSYEGQSNETKEVRAKCTGLCRVILPDGSTTVVPTSQMESIKDVVTRLLDKRALRYSNYDVLILATDETIDTKYPSSVLAGQEVEVVPTKILKVDLPSRRVITVIAHKGRTLKDVLRPLLNKYGFNLETITVWSENHRVCTDVQAIDAPARLILTNIKDQDPQKELNTVKYTHDGSNSQSTLDEITNRVFEELLVGKGASKYHYNDGSCKSDDQRSEGSSILPSKFFLRDSTMHGKKKGGKPKCNMNEKSNANDYVSEETAKSHPPLIAKWRNGVKLQLPGKFDGEDLYEGLKRAQRSRLEDQRGTEINFELPDFLKNKENGKPTDRNKVRRPRIISTNCEANAKFYSSIHERQNCGGHDQNTTTTATPITTTSTATTTLASAKNGDLDKRFHVLATGKELQSKSSDSSFILDTTLTDGDRTVVENGSCSRSTALDSFDTQVNSLSVMKSSKPPPLPPKPKNLVTCATKSGYIMSSKPLPKSNCAVSLSPTEFTRKNIL; encoded by the exons ATGCaccaaaacagaaaaaagaaaaagcgagtGAATTACGGTGTAAGGGCAGTCGAGGTATTGCGTGGAATGAAGGGATTTGGCTTTACGATCTCGGGACAACAACCTTGCATATTGAGCTGCATCGTTCCAGGAAGTCCAGCGGATATCGCTGGATTACGAGCCGGCGATTATTTAGTATCTGTTAATGGCCACAATGTTAGTAAACTGCCCCATGACGATGTTGTGCAATTAATTGGTCGTTCAAAGGGTATTTTAAAGTTGCAAATAgctgaaaattattattctgaTTCCTCTGATGAAGAAGGAGTAACAGCAGTACGCTGCAAGCccaaatatattcataaaccTCGTGCAAGTAATATGGGAGCGCTACAATTACAATGTAGAGTTGCCAAAGTTGTACGAGATTTACAAAGTGGTGCTATGTTTGATGTAGCAGGAAAAACACCACCTGAATTGCAAAGCCATGGAACTTACTGTAATTTACATTATCACTGGGATATGTCTAGTCCTcttccaccaccaccaccgccaGCATCTCATAAAAGAGATTCTGAGAAAATAGTGCATAGAACAGTTGTTGGTTACCTCGGAACTATAGACATTCCAAATCAATTGCATCCGTCTTGTATGATGCAG gTATTAAGAAAATGCATCAAACGGTTGAAAGCTGAGAAAAGAAATCCAACCACAGTATTGTTAACAATACATGTAGCAAATATAAAACTCACCAATTCAGAAAATCGTGTTATAGCAGAATATCCATCCTATaggataatattttgtaattcctTTTCTGAACaagataaacaatattttggGATATTAACTAAATCTgttaaagataaagaaaatattgtttccaATTCCTGCCATGTTTTTACAATatactataaattaattgatcaTATAGTACATTCTAGCGTGTGCAATATATTTGGTTTTACATGCACCAAAACTTCTGAATTAAATGTATGTCAGGAATTTCCAGACAGTTGCAATGGTCTGATTGGTGCTATACAAACTTTGTACATATCAGATTCAACAGCTACTGACACAAATCCATATAATGAAATGAGGAGACATCAAGAAACTGCTTCTCCGCAACCAAGCAATATAAGTACATCAACAGCTCATTCGAGTAATAGTGATTCTGGAATTGGCTATAAGGATGATTGTACAAGTCGatcagataaaaatattgtacaaaatattcccCGAAGAAGATGTCCAACTTTGGAATATAGG GATGCGTGTGAATATTCGTCAAGATCATACGGTAACGAAGCTGTAGATTTGAGACTAACGGTACGAGCTGTATCGAAAACATGTTGgaacgaaacaaataaattgtgCAAAGATAGTCTGGAATTGCCTCGTGAAAGTGTGATGTTTAATGATTTTTGCAATGGCATAAGTACGTGTTCGGAAGTGATAGAAAATTCCGACATGAATTCCGACATACAAAAGGGAACGAAGAGGGGGGACTTGCCCACCTGTCCATTGCCATCTGCTTCAACAGTTAAGCAGGGGTTGCTTAGTTCGTCCGTTGGCTCTCTTGTGTCCGTTTGCACCACCGCAATGCTGCACGGTTTAAAAGATCCTGTTGAGACGCCCGGTGATGCCGCAATTAAGTCGCAATCGCAATTGTTGGGACTTACGAGACTAGCAGAATCAAAAGAAATCGACGTACCAGACAAGTTTAGCCCGAAAGTTTTTTCTGGTATTTCCAAATCTTTAGTGCATAGTTTTGAAGACCTTAATACAAGCATGGATTACGTTCGACCACTGTGCCAAACTTATTCAGATAAATCGGATAATTCACGTCCTTGGGGAAGCTtgcaagaaattagaaacgtTGGGACCTGTACGCAGAATATCTGTCTG CACGGTAGTACACAATTATGCGATAAGAATACCGATTGTAAAAACATACATGCATGGGCCAATGGTTTCGAAAAATTACTAGAAGATCCAAAAGGTTTACAAACATTTGCg gaatttctaaaaaaagaatttagcCATGAAAATATCTACTTTTGGGCTGCTTGTGAGAGATACAAAGATACTAAAGATGTTACTACAAGACGTAAGTTGGCAAATCAAATTTACCAACGTCATTTGTCCACTACAGCAGCTGAACCTGTAAACGTTGATAGCCATGCAACTGGCCAAATAACGCAAGAACTTCTTAGTGAAGCACCTGCTGACCTTTTCTTACAG gcTCAAAAACAGGTTTTTAATCTAATGAAGTTTGATAGTTATCCAAGATTTTTAAGATCTGATTTATATCGTCGTTGTGTAGAAACAGGAAATTCCATAACTGGAGTAGAAGATTGTGATTTAAATCTTACCAGTTCTCCTAGTGTAAAGCTAAAGAAGAGTCACTCAGATGCAGAAGATCGATGTAGAAAATCTATTCTTCCATGGAATAGAAAAAACAG ATCTAAATCAAAAGATCGTGGGGAATCTGAATATAATAAAGGCCCTAATAGAAATGAGACCATATATAAGAGCTTTACAACTATGAAAAGAGAAGCAGAAGGTAATAACAACGACGACAGTATTTCTATATCTAGCAGCAGGTCTTCATTAGCATCATGGGATTTGGCATTAAGACAATCATTCCACAAACAT TCTTTATCGTCCTACGAAGGACAgtcgaatgaaacgaaagaagttCGTGCCAAATGTACCGGGTTATGTCGGGTAATATTACCCGATGGATCGACTACGGTTGTGCCAACTAGCCAAATGGAGAGTATTAAAGATGTGGTTACACGCCTCCTTGATAAAAGAGCTCTTCGATATTCTAACTATGACGTTCTAATCCTTGCCACAGATGAG ACTAtagatacaaaatatccaTCATCGGTACTGGCTGGTCAAGAAGTGGAAGTTGTACCaacgaaaatattgaaagtcgATCTACCTTCCCGTCGAGTGATAACTGTGATTGCACATAAAGGCAGAACTCTTAAAGATGTACTAAGGCCACTTCTAAATAAGTATGgttttaatttagaaactaTTACTGTATGGAGTGAGAACCACCGTGTTTGTACGGATGTACAGGCTATTGATGCTCCTGCAAGGCTAATTTTGACCAACATAAAGGATCaag ATCCACAGAAAGAATTGAACACAGTTAAGTACACTCATGATGGATCAAATTCTCAATCCACTCTAGACGAAATCACAAATAGAGTATTTGAAGAGCTTTTGGTGGGCAAAGGCGCGagtaaatatcattataatgATGGTTCATGCAAG TCCGACGATCAACGTTCTGAGGGTTCCTCTATCTTGCCGAGtaaattttttcttcgagATTCTACAATGCatggaaaaaagaag GGAGGGAAGCCTAAATGTAATATGAACGAAAAAAGCAATGCGAACGACTATGTCTCCGAAGAAACTGCCAAATCTCATCCTCCTTTAATAGCAAAATGGCGGAACGGGGTAAAACTGCAATTACCGGGAAAATTCGACGGTGAAg atttatacGAAGGTTTAAAACGGGCACAAAGATCTAGATTAGAAGATCAGAGAGGCACAGAGATCAATTTTGAATTGCCAGACTTTTTAAAG AACAAGGAAAATGGTAAGCCGACGGATCGCAACAAAGTTCGAAGACCTAGGATAATATCTACCAATTGCGAAGCAAATGCCAAGTTTTACAGTTCGATTCACGAACGGCAAAACTGTGGCGGACATGATCAAAATAcgacaacaacagcaacaccTATAACAACAACATCAACCGCAACGACGACGTTGGCTTCAGCAAAGAATGGAGATCTTGATAAACGATTCCATGTATTGGCTACTGGAAAGGAATTGCAGAGTAAGTCATCAGATAGTTCGTTCATATTAGATACAACTTTGACGGACGGAGATCGGACCGTTGTAGAGAATGGATCTTGCTCCCGAAGTACTGCTTTGGATTCTTTCGATACTCAAGTCAACTCGTTAAGTGTAATGAAATCATCGAAACCTCCACCCCTTCCGCCGAAGCCAAAAAATCTTGTAACATGCGCAACAAAAAGTGGGTATATCATGTCTTCGAAACCTTTACCAAAGTCAAATTGTGCCGTTTCTTTAAGTCCAACCGAATTTactcgaaaaaatattttataa